The Oenanthe melanoleuca isolate GR-GAL-2019-014 chromosome 1, OMel1.0, whole genome shotgun sequence genome segment AGTGTTGGCactctggaaaaggaaaaaaggtaagTACctatgttttaaataaataaaatgtgttgACATTTTAAGATTTGCTGtcctaaaactttttttttaacagcagatGACACTCTCCACAGGCTTTGCATTGCAggtgatttttgtcttttccttcttttctgtccCAATGTAAAAACTATGAGAGATTAATTTCTTAGCGTTTCAAAATGGTacagaacaaatatttaaattggaAATGGGTGTCAGGTACTGCAGGTTCATGTTAAATTGAACTGTTGGTTTTGTCTACTTCTTCAGGAAACAGTCATGACTCTGGCAAGCTAGTAAAATTTTCACCTTCACCATTTAGTACAGACTTACCTAAGACAGTAAATATATTCAATCAGTGTTTGCCATCATTGCCTACTGCTGATTGcatgttttctggttttctttcttttttttttaatccagatgTCTAAGTTTTGCTGAGCTCAATGTGTTGGTGCTTCAGGAGAGGATTAGATATCATTGGGTAGTTTAAAATTTGTGCTAATAAAGTACTTTTGGCACCAGCTCTGTAGTAGTCTAAAGTTTATCACAGTCTTCCTCCTAACGTTTGTGTCCTGAATACctaaataaatgttattttttgtgctttgtcctttctttcttcttttcttcataTATGTTCTCTTTACACTCAGATCCTGTGCTGTGGTCTGCAAATACTGAGTTCTGGTTTATTTTGCGCTTCTGACTTTACTGGCTGACCTTTGGGTAGTCTATGAAGGAATCCACTGTCTGTGTCATTGTTCCTGTTGTAGATTTGATCAATAATCAACAGGAAGTTACACCCAGTAAGGATGTCACTACTGTGCAGGGACTCTGGGATACTTTTTGGCCCTCCAAGAAAGATTGACAATGGAATTTTTGTTCCCAGTGGACAAATGCTGTGATGGATGTAACAGGTTCTGTGATGTTTCTCTGCTGAAGCAAGGAGGTGAACACCAtacagggctgctgctccagctttgtGTTCTGCCCTGGAACACAGGTCCCTGTGTTGCCAGAGAACTGTGGAACCCAAGTATTTTCATCTAATGGTGTTCCTCAGAAGAGAGCAGTGGTACCTATTCTGTTACAAGGGAATGGGCTTACAATAATAGGATGTCTTTCTTActgatttctttccctttcagaaAAGGGTTGTATGGATAATCTCTCTGAATGTTTTTCCTGGAAGAATGTATGTAATTCCATGAAGTGGTCAATTCCTGCCTTTCTTTACTTTTTGGATAACTTGATTGTCTTCTATGTACTGTCCTACCTCCAGCCAGTAAGTATACTTATACTGGGTAAGGTGACTTCTAATGTCTTAGTGGGTAATGCTGCTCTTAGGCTATCTGCCATGGTTATTAATACTGGCAAGGCAACATGTAACTGAGGCTGTCTGCTGTTTTAACACTGGCAGGTGCAAGAATAATCTGTTATCTTTCCATTCTCTTGCTCACTGGTCAGTGTTGTCCAGCTTTCAGCAGAGAAGAGTCTGTATTTTCTCAGTCCAAAGTGATTAAGGGGATAGGGTAAAGTGCTTAAGAAGTTGGAAGGGGGTTTTgtacttttcttcctttgccttcttcaactctgtatttctctttcaaTCCATTTGTTTCTCTTGCTGTTATTTGAACTGTACTTTTCTATGGGGCTTTTACCACTCATTGTATGTGACATAAAGTGAGTAAACATAATCTCACAAAGGGAGTAAGTGTAACAGAAACTGAGGAGGGGATGAAGAAAACTGacttaatttttgcattttttgttgGTTATGTTTAGGTACAAAATTTAGTTGGTACTTTCTTCTAGCTACCCTCATCCTTTTGGATGAACCTGCATACGCTCAGGAAATTGTACAGGTTTTgtgcttgcttttatttttgtatcatGATACTTTTTGGTTCAGAATCTATGTTTGCAGTAAGATGGAACCAGATGGTTTGTGCATGATATAAAATACTGTGGCTGTCCCTCttgaacattaaaaataaacagttttctcccttctctgtcagaatttctctttaaaattttgttctcTTAGGTGTATATTTCTGCCAGGGACAGTCCAGTCCAGAGTCTAGAACAGGACTCAGCTGAAAAAACCTAATAAAAGCAAGAGTCAGATATTCTAAAATAACATGCACAGCTGCTTGGTTCTGTGGTTTCTTGtatgggggttttttattgatgggatttttttggtggtaGTGGTGAGAAtgatttttgttggtttgtgttggatatggttttttggttggtttgtttgtttgtgggttgttttggtttgttttggtttttagttTTAGGAAGGAAATACGGCTATAATATTAGTAGAAGCAAAGCCTGATGTGTAGGAGGTTACATAAATGCTATTTTTCTCTTAAGCAATTTCATTTGGTTTAGTTAAGGTAATCCTTTGTAATGCGcacagcttttgttttgcatacacacacacacacatgtacataCAGAAATACCTTGTCTCCTCTCAGAACATGTGCTCTAAGATTCCTCTTCTTAGAACTTTTAGCATCTTTTAATTAGAGAAATTCTATTATGATTAGATGAAACTGTAACATTATTATGATAAAGAAgtattaaaagagaaaactaaaTATCTTGAAGACAGAATTACTTGGTAGTCTACAAGACCATGAATGTGGAATGTGAGGATGCTTAAAAGGAAGATGGCCATACCTGACTGAACCTCATAATGTGACTTTAAATACAAAGTAGTTTTGGGCACAAGTAGTACCTGGGTGAGCAGTTGCTGTTATTAAAGAGTTCCtttattgatatttttctgcttgaaaCTTTAGCTGTAACTGTTGATACTTTTAGTGGCTGAATTTCCCAAGGACTTACCTTTTGAGATTTTGCTTGTGGTGTGCAGATTAGTAGCATGGGGAACTTTGATATTCATATTCCTTTTTATCTAGGACAGAGGTCTCTTGAGGTTTCGGAGAACAGAGTtactcaaaattaattttttaaactgtccTTCTAAAGATCCTGCTCATAATATTACCAGACATGTTGGATGTGGGGCATTGACTGTAAAGCAAAACCAGAGTGTTTGTGGAACACTTCAACTTTTTGCTTAAAGgctctttttttccagagtgATTTCTTCCAGatttccttgtttattttttttctccttccacagTGTTCACGTAACATGAATATTTACTGagttttaattttgcaaaatgGGAAATGAAGATGTGTTTTCTTAGGCAGGTGTCTCATAGTCAGTAAGTCTTCAGCTTACTTGAGAGCCTGTGTTGTGCTGTTTCATTAGAATTGTTTTTCAGTAGACAGTATGTTGGGATAAAGTGGAATGAAGATAATGAGGAAAGAGTCTGTGCTTTTCCTCTGGGTGAATGAAAAAGACACTATAGCAGAATTGGGAATAATGAGAAAATTCAATAAAAGGTCTGTGTTTGTACTCTTGAATCCATATATGCTTTTGTGTAAAATTATCTAAAAAGGTGAGTTCATTCTGAGGCTCAGTTGGACCAAAAGCTTCAGTTGCTTGGATCTTTTGTACATGTACTGATTATACAGGGCAATCTGGAATAATAGCCAGTTTGCAAAACACCCCCACCCtcaaaaagaggatttttttttttttcctactagTGCTGGTGGATTCTGATCTTTACTGGTAACTGGAGTGCTTAAAAGAGCCTCTTCTCGGTCTGATGTCCCAGTATGCAGTGTCTAATGCAGACACAAAACAGACAATCATTGCCACAAGGTGTTTGCGGCTTGGGATCGTGGCCATAGATTAGAGCACTGAAGTTATTATATATAGTTATTCCCAAATTAAACAGAAGCTTTAATGTTGTCTTCAGTTGTACTTTGAAATAGATGACAGTTGCAGTCTTGAAAATTCAAGCCAAGCACCTCTTTATCTTTGATAAACTTACAGCGAAAGCACTTGACATACAAGAAGTTTGTTTTCTACAAGTGCCTTATCCAAGTCTGGAATTTCATAAACACCGCAAATGGCAGCCAGGAGTAGCCTCACCTTGCTTTATTCTTTGCTTATTCTCATTTTGGAGCAACTTCCTCCTTTGTGCCAACACAGCTGTTTTTGCAGCTGACTGGTCAGCCCAGCTGGGGAACTGGTCCGACTGAAAACTAGACTGTTCTCTGTTAAGTTAGTTTTCTGTTGCATTGGTTTCCTCACATCTTCATTTCAGTATAGCTTTCCCCATTGCAGTGGAGTCTGAGCTCTGTGGTTTTCCTGAGACTTTGAAATGGGACTTGAGTATCATTTTACAGGTGTGTTATTATACCATTTGGGTGAGGAAGAAAGTTCAGAACCAGTGCTTTTTCACTCTGGCACCTTGCAGGAAGATGAACACTTGAAGTCTGTAGGCTTTTGGTGTCCACAGTGTGTCTGTATATGTCAGAGTATAACTTTGttcctctccttctctttcaAGGCAATGGCTGTACTCTTCTCAAATTTTGTCATTATAACAACAGCTCTTCTCTTCAGGATAGTGCTAAAGTAAGTAGTATTTGCTAAagtaaatgaaatttaaatctTCCTAGCTTTGATGAAGTTAAGCTACgtttttttctcttgtctgATGGGAACAGTAATTCTCTTTTCTTGCGGCTACACCAGCTTGGAGAAGTGGTTTTACTTTCTACGCCTTAAGGTGTAGGAAATAATATGTTATTAGGAGCCCCTTCATATGTCTACACATTTGGTCAACTCCAGTTGAAAACAGTTGAAATAATGATTATATAGTCATTGAATGGtaaaaagaaagcttttatttatacattaaatattttattattgcCAGTACTTCTTACCAGTCTGTTGCAGTTCTTAATTGAGTGTAAACATGGTCTAGTAAGAGGAAATGAGATACAGAAGAGTGAAAGATAGAGGTGTGTTTGGGTCATTATTCCTGTGACAAAAGCCAGACTATGTTCTGCTTTGCTGAATTTGTGCTCTTTGTAGTATGATTTAGATTCAAAAAAGGCTGTCAGGGAAATGGGTATTAACTTTACACTCTAAAAGTTTCTTGTGCTAAATATGGCATAAACAAGCATTTCCTGTAGGTGTTAATATGGCAAAACAGTGCCGGATGGTCTGActagaaatgctttttctcAATTTAGTTTTGTGTCTCTTGTGATGTCACAGTTCACTTAATCTTCCAAATTTTTGATTTTCACGAGGATAAACAGGCTTTGTTTGAGCAGAAAAGCAGTATAAATTATTGTAATAGTCTCATGAATTACATTTGTAGATTTATAAGAGTTGCCACcataaaatactaaaaaaggGCTCCAAATTGTGGGATAAAAGAGCAGTATAGTGAatgttttccaaagaaagaTGGTAATTATTTGgatgtttgtgctttttttactttattcatCAGACCTTTGTTGCCATGGAGACAAGAGTAGCTTTTAAGTTGTTAGGCAATCAGTATCAAGAAATAACGTGATCTTGAACGGccttccttttccttatttcttcaGAATACTTCATTTTGTACATCTTTGATTGCCAGATTCGGCCCCCTTTGCCCTAGAAAAGCATGTTGCATTTTGGCATATTACTGTATtctgaaaagatttttcttcacACCTGTCTGTCTCCTTATCTGTGGCATGATGtcttttatatgttttataGATCTGGATGTTCTGTCATTTAATTTATGCCACTGTGTTTCTAAATTTAGTGGCTTTTTTGTGTACCAGGCGAAGACTCTCTTGGGTACAGTGGGCGTCTCTGGTGATTTTATTCCTGTCCATCGTTGCCCTGACTCGAGGAACTGGAGGCCATCAGCACAGCTTGACTGCACATGGATTTCATCACAATGTGTTTTTTAGGCCATCTAACCACTGCCTTCTTGCTACTGGACCTGAGGAAACATGCGTGGAAAAGGGCAACTGCGCAGCACCAAGTTTCCTTCGTGGCTTCCAGTGGAATGTGACCAGTACCATGGCAGGAGCATTGAAGCCTCTTCGCCTCAGCCTGGGCCATCTGCTTATTCTAGTGCAATGTTTTGTGTCTGCCCTGGCTAACATCTACAACGAAAAGATGCTGAAAGATGTGGATCAACTTGGGGAAAGCATCTTCACACAGAACAGCAAACTCTATGCCTTTGGGGTGCTGTTCAATGGGCTCATGCTGGCATTGCAGGCTAAGGACCGGAGGCAGATAGGGAACTGTGGCTTCTTTTATGGGCACAACACCTTCTCCGTGGCTCTTATATTTgtcacagctttcctggggcTGGCTGTAGCCTTCATCTTGAAGTTCCGAGACAACATGTTCCATGTAATGACTGCTCAGATCAACACTGTCATCATCACTGCTGTGTCTTTCATCATCTTTGACTTCAGGCCTTCTGTAGAGTTCTTTTTGGAAGCTCCTGTAGTGCTTCTCTCCATATTCATTTATAATGCCTGTAAAGCAAGAGGTCTGGAATATGCCACTCTGCGGGAAAGGGGAAAACTCATCAAAGGAGATGCATGGGAGAGGTCAAGTGGGGTAAGGCATTTCAGTACTTGTCTCCTTTggtttctcttctgttttacCTCCCTTTATGCTATGAAATGTTTGAAAGAACCAACTTGTGTGTGACTAGACTCATCCCTTAACACCACAGTTCTGCAGTATCTCTTAAAGTCTTGCGTATTGCTTTCCATATGCCACTTTTTGAAATGGTGAAACCTAGGTAAgaattgttttcctgctgtgacTGTAGACAGTCTTGTGAGCAACTTCAGCTTTATACAAATCTtcttttgaaagctttttaaCCAAGAGAATTTACTTACCCAGGGCATTCAGAAATTGGAATTGATGCtgggaaataattttatctaAGAACTGGTAAGTCTGTGTAGCTTAGGCCACATAATGAGAAAGTTAACACATTTGATGTTAAGGTTCTTTCTACAATAGCAGTCAAAGATAGCTGAAGACAAAAAGGCAGTCTTTAAATACAGAGTTCTAACAtggtttggggcttttcttCCAGGCCTGCTAGCATTGTTTGTTCTGATTTGAACAGTGATCTAGTTACGTAGAAGGTGTTGGTGGAGGGCTTGCTCTTAGAGCTGTCattcagctgagctgagcagtcGCCTGATGGGAGGGTTCATGCTTGCATGCATCAGCCCGCAGGTACGGGCGGGCTGTGGATGCTCATTGGAACCAGCAGGGAGCGCTGTCCCCACTGCCTGCCAGCAAACATTAAACTTGGAGATGTTTTTCAGAAATTCCACATGATGCCTTTTTAGGTTGTTGTTAAATGAGAAATGAATAACACAAATTCATGTATTTTTGGTATGCCAGGTGTCATCTATTTTAGCACTTAAGAGATAAGCAACTGTTATAGGAACAAATAGCACTATGTAAGCATGCAAAGGCAGCTGTGTcttgggctgcatccaaagcagcatgACCAACAGGTCAAGGTAGGTGATTCTGACCCTCTGCTCTTGTGAGAACCCAGCTGTATTACTGTGTTTAGGTCTGCTGGAGCGAGTCCAGGGCAAGGTGATtggagggctggagcacctctccagtgaagacaggctgaaagAGTTGGGGATGtccatcctggagaagagaaggctccagggagaccttcTAGCATCCTTCCAGTAccttccaacctaaactatTTTATGACTGTATGGAAGAATGAGCTACAAGCTGTTTTAGGCAGCAAGTCACTAAAAAGTGTTAAAGATGCAGGGAATGTTTTTTATGAGTATgtattttctaaacattttaaCACACTAGTAAAAGATTTAAATTACAGAATCTTGATTTTGCTTTAAGTGATACTTTCAGAATAAGCCTtactcttccctttttttccatggTATTAATAACAAGATGACTTTTGCTCACATTGTCCTCTTTTACTTCTGGTTCCCGTAGGATGGAGAAGAATTTGAGAGGTTGAACAAACCAAGCAGTGACATTGATACAGATGAAGATTCCCTCTAGCATGAGGCTGGCTTGGAGGAGTGCTATTGCTCACAGTGAGAGTTAATCCCTTGTCAACATAGGGAAGGCTTGTTTTTCCCCACTAACAGACTATTTGGAACTGTTTTGGGGCTGGATGTCAAACGTGGATGAGGACAATATTCAAGCTGTTTATATGGAGAGTTGTATTCCTTTGTGCCTGTCTCCTAGTGTCCGGGGAAATGGAAATCTGGAATGCCATTGTAGCAGCTGGTGAATTTTACATGCAGCTTACGTGGCCTAACTTTGAAAGAGcttgaataaaacaaaagtttGTTAAACAGTATGAATGCATCAtcttttttatgtgtgtgtttagAAAGGCTTTGTGTAGAGGCTTAGTTTGCACTGAGCCCActactgaaaacaaatattatGCAGCTACAGTTATGCCCTTCAACATCTAGAGCACTGAGCAAGAGAGTGCAGGTGGTAATATCATCTGGTGGTGTTCTACCCTGGCAGCCTGATAAGGTCTTGCATTCATTTTGTAGAGAGAGAAGTCATTCTGCAGAGTGCCAGGCATAGTGATCTCAGAATTTCTGTTGAGGCATCTGCTGGACTTTGACTGAGATGAAAAATAGGTTCCAAATTATTCAGAGAATTTAGAAACAGGCAAGGGAACAGGGATGCCGATAAGGGATTCCTGGTATGTTTCTAAAGCCTCTCAGAGCAGTGGAAAAGATCATGGTTTATAATTTCCTCCCTTCAAAAATGTGTCTTTCATAGTTGAAAGATACTGTCAGAAGAATTCTTAAGATAAGCAATGAGTTCAGTGTCAGAGCCTCATACCAGAGTGTATAGTAAGCAGTAAGTGATGCATTTCTCTGGACTGAAGACAGTCCTGCCTTTGTTCCCCTCTGCCATCCTGTCCAGGCTCTGTGTATAAAGCTTATTGTACTGTATTGATGGCTTATTGCTATATTAACATACCTCCTGTCATTGATCCATCAAGAGGGGCAGTCTGTTTTCATATGTGGCCCATGGTTTATAACTATCAAGTTATAAACTATGAACCtaaaatttctattattttttctgcattttttagaGTATATATTAAGAATAACtgtacaaaattaaattaatgtagTGTTGTTGTTGAGAAATTTTTTTGCATCTAATTTAATTGTGCTTGTATGGCAGGCTATTTCAACATAAGAAATACTAGTTGTTTGCATCTGTACAGAATGAATAGAAGGCATATTTCAGTGTAAATTCTGGAAACTCTGTTGCTGTCACTATGATGTTGTATTTTGGGAaatgaaacttaaaaaaatcctcaaactGTTAAAGGCTAAGTGGcaataagactttttttttaatttcatacaACCTTGCAATATATACCTGAGTTTGTTGCCTTTTTCAGTCACAGCTATGAGCTTCAGCAGGTACTTTCAAAAAAGAGTGAAAGTACTGTTAACTTTAGATTGCTTTGCATTTATGTGAGCAGTAACTTTTTACATGAAGATCCAAAGACCTTTGCCGTGCATTgagtgaaaacagaaatcagcCATGATCGTACTTTTAAAGACAGCATCAAACTGAACATGAATGTCTTAGAAAACACTGTTGACCTTTGTACCTGAAATACCTGCATTAAGAGACAGGAAATATGGAAATGACTGATCTTCAGCTATTATAAAGTGCATTTAGTTCGTGCTGTCAACTTTTGTCCTGCTTaatgattttcctttttgtaaatTTCTCTAGTGCTATCATGCTTATTTGCCAAAGTCTAGACTGCACAGAGGTACTGGTTATACAGCTGTTGATCCAGGTTTTTATTCATGCTACAGATTTTGTTCTATCTAACACATAGAAATCTTCCTGTTGTCTTCAGGTTGGAGGCCTCAGAGATTGTGTTGGATGGCCAGGCAGGTTTCTTGTTATAATGAAGGAGAACTGTATATCCCCTTTGCAGCAACAAGAATGCTTACTGATGTCTAAAAATGGGTAAGGATTTGCATCCACCTAGCAGTAACATAGGGTAAATAGTAACCCAAAGCATAAGGTGCAAATCTTTGCAGCTGTGCTATCCATGGCAATGGGTAAAATGTAGTGTGTAAGTGAGATTTGTTAGAAGAAGTCACTGTGAGCAATTgtcagctggagagcagccctggtgaGCAATGGGGAGCAATTCTATAGAGATACATGTTTCAGATCATATGAATTCCACTTGATTAAGTAGTTCTGCTATATGGAAACTACTCCATGTTGGAAAGCTTAACTTATATTCACTCAAAATTGCAATAAGGAAATTTATGAGGATGTTTTTAGAGAGCAGCATTAGTTTGGCTTGTAGTCTTTCATGAATACACTGGGCAGAGTACTCATGCTAAGGTTTGATTTAGAGCCCAGATTCAAAGACATTTGAACTTAATTGCTGCTGAGGGTATTATGTTCCTCCCTCCAGGTTTGAGGAAATAGTTCACAAAACATCCCAGGAAGAAagatgtgtttgtgtttctcttgCTTGTAACAAGTCAATTaaagaagtatttattttggttAATTCATCTATTTTGTGGATGACATACTATGGATG includes the following:
- the SLC35A5 gene encoding probable UDP-sugar transporter protein SLC35A5 isoform X2 encodes the protein MKLECSSRFAFCSKTTSQTLLLAGVFITLGSSRILLMKYSANEDNKYDYLPATVNMCSEVVKLVLCVVLALWKRKKEKGCMDNLSECFSWKNVCNSMKWSIPAFLYFLDNLIVFYVLSYLQPAMAVLFSNFVIITTALLFRIVLKPSNHCLLATGPEETCVEKGNCAAPSFLRGFQWNVTSTMAGALKPLRLSLGHLLILVQCFVSALANIYNEKMLKDVDQLGESIFTQNSKLYAFGVLFNGLMLALQAKDRRQIGNCGFFYGHNTFSVALIFVTAFLGLAVAFILKFRDNMFHVMTAQINTVIITAVSFIIFDFRPSVEFFLEAPVVLLSIFIYNACKARGLEYATLRERGKLIKGDAWERSSGDGEEFERLNKPSSDIDTDEDSL
- the SLC35A5 gene encoding probable UDP-sugar transporter protein SLC35A5 isoform X1, with the protein product MKLECSSRFAFCSKTTSQTLLLAGVFITLGSSRILLMKYSANEDNKYDYLPATVNMCSEVVKLVLCVVLALWKRKKEKGCMDNLSECFSWKNVCNSMKWSIPAFLYFLDNLIVFYVLSYLQPAMAVLFSNFVIITTALLFRIVLKRRLSWVQWASLVILFLSIVALTRGTGGHQHSLTAHGFHHNVFFRPSNHCLLATGPEETCVEKGNCAAPSFLRGFQWNVTSTMAGALKPLRLSLGHLLILVQCFVSALANIYNEKMLKDVDQLGESIFTQNSKLYAFGVLFNGLMLALQAKDRRQIGNCGFFYGHNTFSVALIFVTAFLGLAVAFILKFRDNMFHVMTAQINTVIITAVSFIIFDFRPSVEFFLEAPVVLLSIFIYNACKARGLEYATLRERGKLIKGDAWERSSGDGEEFERLNKPSSDIDTDEDSL